A stretch of the Candidatus Edwardsbacteria bacterium genome encodes the following:
- a CDS encoding substrate-binding domain-containing protein, translating into MKRFATLALSLLLVLSLLAPLAQAKDKPKLILATTTSTMDSGLLDFLVPIFEKENGCKVQVISVGTGAAIRYGKDGNADVVLVHDPVAEAQVVKQGFFVERKYLMYNDFVIVGPAYDPAGIKGLTSVAEALKKIQSTQATFVSRADQSGTHKKEQRLWAAAGLDPKGSWYLEAGAGMEAVLRIANEKRAYCLTDRGTYLAHQKEYELTIVIEGDKEMFNPYHVMLVSPAKYPFVNNSLARKFSDFLTTERGQKMIAEYGVDKYGQPLFYPAAEKK; encoded by the coding sequence ATGAAGAGGTTTGCAACACTGGCTCTGTCACTGCTTCTGGTCCTGTCTCTGCTGGCGCCGCTGGCCCAGGCCAAGGACAAGCCCAAGCTTATCCTGGCCACCACTACCAGCACCATGGATTCGGGGCTGCTGGATTTCCTGGTTCCCATCTTCGAAAAGGAGAACGGCTGCAAGGTTCAGGTGATCTCGGTGGGGACCGGAGCCGCCATCCGCTATGGCAAGGACGGCAATGCCGATGTAGTGCTGGTGCACGATCCGGTGGCCGAGGCCCAGGTGGTCAAACAGGGATTTTTCGTGGAACGGAAATACCTGATGTACAACGATTTTGTCATCGTCGGCCCGGCCTATGATCCGGCCGGCATCAAGGGTTTGACCTCGGTAGCCGAGGCCCTGAAAAAGATTCAGTCAACCCAGGCGACCTTTGTTTCTCGGGCCGATCAATCCGGCACCCACAAAAAGGAACAACGGCTGTGGGCCGCCGCCGGGCTTGATCCCAAAGGTTCATGGTACCTGGAAGCCGGCGCCGGGATGGAGGCGGTGCTGCGCATCGCCAACGAGAAGCGGGCCTATTGCCTGACCGACCGCGGGACCTATCTGGCCCACCAGAAAGAATATGAGTTGACAATAGTGATCGAGGGCGATAAGGAAATGTTCAATCCTTATCACGTTATGCTGGTGTCCCCGGCCAAATATCCTTTTGTCAACAATTCGCTGGCCAGGAAATTCTCTGACTTTTTGACCACGGAGCGCGGACAGAAGATGATCGCCGAATACGGGGTTGACAAATACGGCCAACCCCTGTTCTACCCGGCGGCGGAGAAGAAGTAG
- a CDS encoding ABC transporter permease: MFNLIQSMKQAMGMLSQFDAEIWQIVLMSLRVSLASSVIAICLAIPLSFAITQNEFRGKRVVIGAVNSFIAVPAVVIGLVCYLLLSRSGPLGFWHLLYSPSAMITAQSLLALPLMTGLCIAALQGLGHRVRETMVTLGAGRRHLTLGIMREVRFALAAAFITGFSRVLGETGMTMMVGGNIKGETRVMTTAIALETIKGNFELGIALGIVLLVVAIGINVVLQLVQGRAGR, encoded by the coding sequence ATGTTCAACTTGATCCAAAGCATGAAACAGGCCATGGGGATGCTATCGCAGTTCGACGCCGAGATCTGGCAGATCGTTCTGATGTCCCTGAGGGTCTCGCTGGCTTCTTCGGTGATCGCCATTTGCCTGGCAATCCCGCTGTCATTTGCCATTACACAGAATGAATTCCGGGGCAAGAGGGTGGTCATCGGGGCGGTCAATAGTTTCATCGCCGTTCCGGCGGTGGTGATCGGGCTGGTGTGTTACCTGCTGCTGTCGCGCTCCGGACCGCTGGGGTTCTGGCACCTGCTGTACAGCCCATCGGCCATGATCACTGCCCAGAGCTTGCTGGCCCTGCCGTTGATGACCGGGCTCTGTATCGCAGCCCTGCAGGGCCTGGGACATCGGGTGAGGGAGACCATGGTCACCCTGGGGGCCGGCCGCCGGCATCTGACACTGGGCATAATGCGGGAGGTCCGGTTTGCTTTGGCGGCGGCCTTCATCACCGGGTTCTCCCGGGTGCTGGGCGAGACCGGCATGACCATGATGGTGGGCGGCAATATCAAAGGCGAGACCAGGGTAATGACCACCGCCATCGCTTTGGAGACCATCAAGGGCAATTTTGAACTGGGGATCGCCCTGGGGATTGTTTTATTGGTTGTTGCAATCGGCATCAACGTCGTCCTGCAATTAGTGCAGGGGAGGGCCGGGCGATGA
- a CDS encoding SDR family oxidoreductase, which yields MIEFKNKIVLITGASSGIGQASAVEFAKHGAKLILAARRKDRLDELASKLVNEHKAEVLTLELDVRNQKDVQKAIDGLPAEWANIDILLNNAGLSRGLEKIQEGVIQNWEEMIDTNIKGLLYVTRAVMPGMVKRNSGHIVNIGSIAGHEVYPGGNVYCATKHAVKALNKAMRMDAFGTNIRVSSIDPGMAETEFSLVRFRGDSEKAKKVYQGTRPLQAEDIAQAVVWSCTRPSHVNIEDMIITATDQASATMVNRKQ from the coding sequence ATGATAGAATTTAAAAATAAGATTGTACTTATAACAGGGGCTTCCAGTGGCATTGGCCAAGCCTCTGCGGTGGAGTTCGCCAAGCATGGCGCAAAGCTCATCTTGGCCGCTAGGCGTAAGGACAGGCTGGACGAATTGGCTTCCAAGCTGGTCAATGAGCACAAGGCCGAAGTGCTCACGTTAGAACTGGATGTCAGAAACCAAAAGGACGTTCAGAAGGCCATAGACGGCTTGCCGGCAGAATGGGCGAATATCGATATTCTGTTGAACAACGCCGGGCTTTCCCGGGGGCTGGAGAAGATCCAGGAAGGGGTCATCCAGAACTGGGAGGAGATGATAGATACCAACATCAAGGGCCTGCTTTATGTCACCCGGGCGGTGATGCCAGGCATGGTCAAACGTAACTCCGGGCACATAGTCAACATCGGCTCCATTGCCGGACACGAGGTCTATCCCGGGGGAAATGTATACTGCGCCACCAAGCATGCGGTAAAGGCCCTCAATAAGGCTATGCGCATGGATGCCTTTGGCACCAATATCCGGGTAAGCAGCATCGATCCCGGCATGGCGGAGACGGAATTCTCCCTGGTGCGTTTCAGGGGAGATTCCGAAAAGGCCAAGAAAGTATATCAGGGGACCAGACCGCTTCAAGCCGAGGATATCGCCCAGGCAGTGGTGTGGTCCTGCACCAGGCCGTCCCATGTTAATATCGAGGATATGATCATCACTGCCACCGACCAGGCCTCCGCAACCATGGTGAACCGAAAACAATAA
- a CDS encoding molybdopterin molybdotransferase MoeA, which yields MISFHEARNKILEGIKPLPPEKCRLEDFLGRILVQDVAASFDIPQKDNSAMDGFAIIAADVANASQDDPVTLQVIEDVPAGKVATKSLKPGQAIRIMTGAQIPEGADAVVPVELTSKGIQNIEVRILKAVRQGANIRRQGEDVKSGQMLITKGTRLRPQEVGLIASLGLMEVLVTKQPVVGIISSGNEIAAPGQTLKPGQIYDANRFSIAGQVKEAGAVAKDYGIVPDDLSAIKGILNKAAQDCDVIITSGGVSVGDYDLMKQVLSELGQMNFWQVKQKPGKPLAFGHINGKPVVGLPGNPVSSMVVCDQYVRPLMLKMQGCAAIFKTAITAVCDQAIKKPAGKTQFLRAKVKWQDGAYHTVLTGPQGSGILTSMVQADGLMILPEECDGVKQGDMVSVELFG from the coding sequence ATGATATCATTTCACGAAGCCAGAAATAAAATACTGGAGGGCATAAAACCTTTGCCCCCAGAAAAGTGCCGTCTGGAGGACTTTTTGGGCAGAATACTGGTCCAGGATGTCGCGGCCTCGTTTGACATCCCCCAAAAGGACAACTCGGCCATGGACGGTTTTGCTATCATTGCGGCTGATGTGGCAAATGCCTCACAGGATGATCCTGTGACACTGCAAGTCATCGAGGACGTGCCGGCCGGTAAGGTTGCGACCAAATCACTAAAACCGGGGCAGGCCATTCGCATTATGACCGGGGCGCAGATACCAGAGGGAGCGGATGCGGTGGTGCCAGTAGAATTGACCAGCAAGGGAATACAGAATATTGAAGTTAGAATATTGAAGGCGGTCAGGCAGGGGGCAAATATTCGCAGACAAGGCGAGGATGTAAAGTCCGGGCAAATGCTGATTACCAAAGGAACCAGGCTGCGGCCGCAGGAAGTGGGCTTGATCGCTTCTCTGGGCCTTATGGAAGTTTTGGTGACCAAGCAGCCGGTGGTGGGAATAATCTCCAGCGGCAATGAGATCGCCGCACCGGGACAGACGTTAAAGCCCGGTCAGATATACGATGCCAACCGCTTCAGCATAGCAGGGCAGGTTAAAGAGGCCGGGGCAGTGGCCAAGGATTACGGCATTGTGCCGGACGATCTGTCGGCCATAAAAGGAATTTTGAATAAGGCAGCGCAGGATTGCGATGTGATCATAACCTCGGGCGGGGTTTCGGTGGGCGACTATGATCTGATGAAGCAGGTTCTGTCCGAACTGGGGCAGATGAATTTCTGGCAGGTGAAACAGAAGCCGGGAAAGCCACTGGCCTTTGGGCATATCAACGGCAAGCCGGTGGTGGGATTACCGGGCAACCCGGTATCCTCGATGGTGGTCTGTGACCAGTATGTGCGGCCGCTGATGTTGAAGATGCAGGGCTGCGCTGCCATTTTCAAAACTGCCATTACCGCAGTATGCGATCAGGCCATAAAAAAACCGGCCGGGAAAACCCAATTCCTGCGTGCCAAGGTAAAATGGCAAGACGGCGCGTATCACACAGTTCTCACCGGGCCGCAGGGTTCGGGAATACTGACCTCCATGGTTCAGGCCGACGGGCTGATGATCCTGCCGGAAGAATGCGACGGGGTAAAACAGGGGGATATGGTGTCTGTCGAATTGTTTGGGTAA
- the mobB gene encoding molybdopterin-guanine dinucleotide biosynthesis protein B, producing MQPIISFVGHSNSGKTTLIEQIVRDLARKGYRVGVLKHTHGAIKADKKGTDTDRFRLAGAGISSICDDKLLVRFEKAAGHKPKDIVHALSRELDLLIIEGYKKEHFPKVLFSDQLADADPKGIIATVGKKKPASSKVRHFQPSKISDIAKWLERDIIIPGRKSRQVVIEVDGKRLPLNDFVADIIKETIRGALGTLKGGKGRKIDISIDFGRKI from the coding sequence ATGCAGCCAATCATCTCTTTCGTCGGACACTCCAACTCCGGCAAGACCACCCTGATCGAGCAGATAGTCCGCGACCTGGCCCGCAAGGGCTACCGGGTTGGGGTGCTCAAGCACACCCACGGCGCCATCAAGGCCGATAAAAAAGGGACCGACACCGACCGGTTCCGGCTGGCCGGGGCCGGGATATCCTCCATTTGCGATGACAAACTGCTGGTAAGGTTTGAGAAGGCCGCAGGCCATAAGCCCAAGGATATCGTCCACGCGTTGAGCCGGGAACTGGACCTGCTGATCATCGAAGGCTACAAGAAGGAACATTTCCCCAAGGTATTGTTCTCCGATCAATTGGCGGATGCAGATCCAAAGGGCATCATCGCTACAGTGGGCAAGAAAAAGCCTGCCTCCAGCAAGGTCCGGCATTTTCAACCATCAAAAATATCCGATATCGCCAAGTGGCTGGAGCGGGATATCATCATCCCCGGCCGGAAAAGCCGCCAGGTGGTCATCGAGGTGGACGGCAAAAGGCTTCCACTCAATGATTTTGTGGCCGATATTATCAAGGAAACCATCCGCGGGGCGCTGGGTACGCTCAAGGGCGGCAAAGGCCGTAAGATAGATATCTCTATTGACTTCGGGCGGAAAATATAG
- a CDS encoding thymidine phosphorylase, translating to MTPYEIIYKKRNGGELTPGEIKWFISGYTAGDIPDYQAAALLMAIFLKGMTAPETTELAMAMMNSGRVFDLSDIPGIKVDKHSTGGVGDKVSIILAPIVAAAGVPVPMVSGRGLGHTGGTLDKLESIPGFRTNLSYEEFRHTLARIGLAMMGQTPDLAPADKKLYALRDVTATVDCIPLIAASIMSKKLAEGADGLVLDVKTGSGAFMQKQEDALALTKTMTAIGQGMGKKMKSLITDMNQPLGRTVGNALEIEECVDCLKGSGPGDLMEVTYALGAEMLVMGERATDVESGRRILQQVVTSGQGLEKFREMVSAHGGNVKVADDYKNILPQAKHGVEAKADKSGYIYSMDNREVGLAGVFLGCGRLKMEDIIDPAVGFIFERKIGDAVKPGDTIVKVLCNDEQKGREAARRLVNCINISEAKPEAVKLIKEII from the coding sequence ATGACCCCTTACGAAATAATCTATAAAAAGCGCAACGGCGGGGAGCTTACGCCGGGGGAGATCAAATGGTTCATATCCGGCTATACCGCCGGGGATATCCCCGATTACCAAGCAGCTGCTTTGCTGATGGCTATCTTCCTGAAGGGCATGACTGCACCGGAGACCACCGAGCTGGCCATGGCCATGATGAACTCCGGCCGGGTGTTCGATCTGTCGGACATTCCCGGCATCAAGGTTGACAAGCATTCCACCGGCGGAGTGGGGGACAAGGTCTCCATTATCCTGGCTCCCATTGTGGCCGCGGCCGGCGTGCCGGTGCCGATGGTCAGCGGGCGGGGCCTGGGCCACACCGGCGGGACGCTGGACAAACTGGAATCGATCCCCGGGTTCCGTACCAACCTTTCCTACGAAGAGTTCCGCCACACTCTGGCTCGGATAGGACTGGCAATGATGGGGCAGACCCCGGACTTGGCCCCGGCCGACAAAAAACTCTATGCCCTGCGCGACGTCACCGCCACGGTGGACTGTATACCTTTGATAGCCGCGTCCATCATGTCCAAGAAACTGGCCGAAGGGGCCGATGGGCTGGTGCTGGACGTCAAGACTGGTAGCGGGGCCTTCATGCAGAAACAGGAGGATGCCTTGGCGCTCACTAAAACGATGACCGCCATCGGGCAAGGAATGGGAAAAAAGATGAAATCCCTGATCACCGACATGAACCAGCCGCTGGGACGCACTGTCGGCAATGCCCTGGAGATAGAGGAATGCGTGGACTGCCTGAAGGGCAGCGGTCCCGGAGACCTGATGGAAGTGACCTATGCCCTGGGGGCCGAGATGCTGGTAATGGGCGAGCGGGCGACGGACGTGGAATCAGGTAGAAGAATATTGCAACAGGTAGTAACCTCGGGACAAGGCCTGGAGAAATTCCGTGAGATGGTATCCGCCCACGGCGGGAATGTTAAAGTGGCCGATGACTATAAGAATATCCTGCCACAAGCCAAGCATGGCGTAGAAGCCAAAGCCGATAAATCAGGATATATTTATTCCATGGACAACCGGGAGGTGGGATTGGCCGGAGTATTTTTAGGATGCGGCCGACTGAAGATGGAGGATATCATCGACCCAGCGGTTGGCTTCATATTTGAACGCAAGATAGGGGATGCCGTAAAGCCCGGGGATACCATCGTCAAAGTGCTTTGCAACGATGAACAGAAGGGCCGGGAAGCTGCCCGGCGTCTGGTGAACTGCATCAATATATCTGAAGCAAAGCCGGAAGCGGTTAAATTGATAAAAGAGATAATATAG
- a CDS encoding lysine exporter LysO family protein, which yields MKNSLIIVGFFALGVILAVTSLVPEAIIRIDLSAYALYILMFLVGIGIGADRKAWEILKNARLKIVLVPLTVIIGTLMGVSFISVFLKDINLRESLAVGAGFGYYSLSSIFIGQISGQALGVVALISNISREIITLLGTPLLVRYFGKLAPIASGGATSMDTTLPIITKFTGKEYAIISVFSGVVLTILVPFLVTFILKF from the coding sequence ATGAAGAACTCACTGATCATTGTTGGCTTCTTCGCATTGGGTGTTATTCTGGCCGTAACTTCATTGGTTCCGGAGGCGATCATCAGAATTGACCTCAGCGCCTATGCCTTGTATATACTGATGTTCCTGGTGGGCATCGGCATCGGCGCCGACCGGAAGGCCTGGGAGATATTGAAAAACGCCAGGCTGAAGATTGTTCTGGTGCCACTCACCGTGATCATAGGCACCTTGATGGGAGTGTCTTTTATATCTGTATTTCTCAAAGACATCAACCTGCGGGAATCCCTGGCGGTTGGCGCGGGCTTCGGGTATTACAGCCTTTCCAGCATTTTCATCGGACAGATCAGCGGCCAGGCCCTGGGGGTGGTGGCCCTGATATCCAACATCTCTCGGGAGATAATCACCCTGTTGGGCACACCGCTGCTGGTCCGGTATTTCGGCAAACTGGCGCCGATAGCCTCCGGTGGGGCAACCTCCATGGATACCACGCTCCCTATCATAACCAAATTCACCGGCAAGGAATATGCCATCATATCCGTTTTCAGCGGAGTGGTGCTGACCATATTGGTGCCGTTCCTGGTGACATTTATTTTGAAGTTTTGA
- a CDS encoding ATP-binding cassette domain-containing protein has protein sequence MRIAVQNISKSFDGKAVLKDISLTIEKPGIYALVGPNGSGKTTLMRMLALLERTDSGTLKYKVRDTEGYASLNTTPRIRKRMALIHNPAVMFSGSVKYNAGYGLRVRGVSRDMRMKKVLQSLESLSLGGFEKREARTLSAGEIQRVALARALVIDPELIFLDEPTANLDPLSAKLIEQTILELARRGKKVVLATHNLWQVERIADWVWFLNDGIISISGTAQDVLHKGDQAFWGKFLGRDNMFAGEIVDLKNGKSFKVGNVSFEVASDITGPAMASLNPNEIILSAQKLTSSARNVMEGVITEAVSEGGLYKITVDVGLPLIVAITKASWDEMGLQEGSKVYAVFKASSVRVWREE, from the coding sequence ATGAGGATAGCGGTTCAGAATATCTCCAAGAGCTTCGACGGGAAAGCGGTGTTAAAAGACATCTCCCTGACCATAGAAAAACCCGGCATCTATGCCTTGGTGGGGCCCAACGGCTCCGGCAAGACCACCCTGATGCGGATGCTGGCCCTGCTGGAGAGGACCGATTCCGGTACACTGAAATACAAGGTGCGGGACACTGAGGGATATGCGTCCCTGAATACCACTCCCAGGATCAGGAAAAGGATGGCGCTGATACATAATCCGGCTGTGATGTTCTCCGGCAGCGTGAAGTACAACGCCGGCTACGGCCTCCGGGTAAGGGGCGTTTCCCGGGATATGCGAATGAAAAAAGTTTTACAATCCCTGGAAAGCCTTTCGCTGGGCGGGTTTGAAAAACGGGAGGCCAGAACCCTGTCGGCCGGGGAGATCCAGCGGGTGGCCCTGGCCCGGGCCCTGGTGATTGACCCGGAGCTGATATTCCTGGACGAACCCACCGCCAACCTGGATCCATTGAGCGCCAAGCTGATAGAGCAGACCATACTGGAACTGGCCCGCCGGGGAAAGAAGGTGGTTTTGGCCACCCACAATCTCTGGCAGGTGGAGCGGATAGCCGACTGGGTGTGGTTTCTGAACGACGGGATAATATCCATCTCCGGCACGGCCCAGGATGTCCTGCACAAGGGCGACCAGGCTTTTTGGGGAAAATTTCTGGGCCGGGATAATATGTTTGCCGGGGAAATTGTTGATTTGAAAAATGGAAAATCCTTCAAGGTAGGCAACGTATCTTTTGAAGTTGCCAGCGACATAACTGGTCCGGCTATGGCCAGTCTGAATCCCAACGAAATAATTTTATCCGCCCAGAAGCTGACCAGCAGCGCCCGCAATGTGATGGAGGGCGTGATCACCGAGGCGGTTTCCGAGGGCGGGCTTTACAAGATCACGGTGGATGTGGGCCTGCCGCTGATCGTGGCCATCACCAAGGCCTCGTGGGACGAGATGGGGTTGCAGGAGGGCAGCAAGGTGTATGCGGTGTTCAAGGCCAGCAGTGTCAGGGTATGGCGGGAAGAATAA